In Marixanthomonas ophiurae, one genomic interval encodes:
- the msrB gene encoding peptide-methionine (R)-S-oxide reductase MsrB has product MSNNKYSIQKSETEWREELGDERYRILREAGTERPHTGKYNVHFEDGTYKCGACNTPLFNSDSKFESNCGWPSFDEAIDGAVEYVRDTSLGMIRTEILCATCGSHLGHVFNDGPSETGQRFCVNSLSVDFDEK; this is encoded by the coding sequence ATGAGCAATAATAAGTATTCTATACAAAAAAGCGAAACTGAATGGCGAGAAGAGCTAGGTGACGAGCGTTACCGCATTCTTCGTGAAGCCGGTACCGAACGTCCGCATACGGGAAAGTATAATGTTCACTTTGAAGATGGTACTTATAAATGTGGTGCTTGCAACACACCGCTATTTAATAGTGATAGCAAGTTTGAAAGCAACTGTGGATGGCCTTCTTTTGACGAAGCCATTGATGGCGCTGTAGAATATGTGCGTGATACTTCTTTAGGAATGATTCGCACCGAAATTCTATGCGCTACATGCGGAAGCCACTTAGGTCATGTTTTCAATGACGGTCCTTCCGAAACTGGACAGCGATTTTGTGTGAATTCCCTTTCAGTGGATTTTGACGAAAAATAA
- a CDS encoding M48 family metallopeptidase: MNYKKTLSLLTVLIFAVACSTNPFTGKKTLALVPNSQILPMAFQQYDQFLTENKVVKGTADARMIQNVGQKIAAASERYLTANGYAGYLKNYRWEYTLVQDDAVNAWCMPGGKIVFYTGILPVTQNEAGVAAVMGHEVAHALANHGQQRMSAGQLQQLGAVAGNLALAKNPENQQLFNQYYGVGTQVGVMLPFSRSNETEADKIGLTLMAIAGYEPAVAADLWQRMQQQGGGAPPEILSTHPSNDTRIRNIQSWAAGAKAEARKFGVTTFQK; the protein is encoded by the coding sequence ATGAATTATAAAAAAACACTATCCTTACTAACAGTACTTATTTTTGCTGTAGCCTGTAGTACCAATCCGTTTACAGGAAAAAAGACCTTAGCATTGGTACCTAACTCACAGATATTACCGATGGCCTTTCAGCAATATGACCAGTTTTTAACTGAGAATAAAGTTGTTAAAGGGACTGCGGATGCTCGAATGATTCAAAATGTAGGTCAAAAAATTGCTGCAGCTTCCGAGCGTTACTTAACTGCAAATGGATACGCTGGTTACTTAAAAAATTACCGTTGGGAATATACTTTGGTGCAAGACGATGCTGTAAATGCATGGTGTATGCCAGGTGGGAAAATAGTGTTTTATACTGGTATTTTACCCGTTACCCAAAATGAAGCAGGTGTAGCAGCCGTTATGGGGCACGAGGTGGCACATGCATTGGCCAATCACGGACAACAACGCATGAGCGCTGGGCAGTTACAACAATTAGGAGCTGTAGCAGGAAACTTGGCATTGGCCAAAAATCCTGAAAATCAACAATTATTTAATCAATATTATGGCGTTGGAACCCAAGTGGGAGTTATGTTACCATTTAGCCGAAGCAATGAGACCGAAGCCGATAAAATAGGCCTAACTTTAATGGCCATTGCTGGTTATGAGCCTGCAGTAGCAGCAGATTTATGGCAGCGCATGCAACAACAAGGAGGCGGAGCACCACCAGAAATATTAAGTACCCACCCATCTAACGATACTCGTATTAGAAATATACAAAGTTGGGCAGCTGGTGCAAAAGCAGAAGCTCGCAAATTTGGTGTTACTACTTTTCAGAAATAA
- a CDS encoding collagen-like protein — protein sequence MKQILLFLALSTTFLFSSCEGDPGPAGPPGDDFLAQTFEVTTTLQLNTQNNLYQTDRIAYPFEVFESDAVLAYRLEDVDEDGFDVWTQLPNNFYLGNGEVIQYLHLQTFIDVQVIIDGDYDPQTLSTDFTDNETFRFVVVPAEFADAKMSMDEAIETFNIQL from the coding sequence ATGAAACAGATACTCTTATTTTTAGCGCTTTCCACTACTTTTTTATTTTCATCATGTGAAGGCGACCCAGGACCTGCTGGACCTCCGGGAGATGATTTTTTGGCACAAACTTTTGAAGTAACAACTACACTTCAGTTAAATACTCAAAATAATTTATATCAGACAGATCGAATAGCTTATCCTTTTGAAGTCTTTGAAAGTGATGCTGTATTAGCATATCGTTTAGAAGATGTAGATGAAGATGGTTTTGACGTATGGACACAGCTTCCAAATAATTTCTATTTAGGTAATGGAGAAGTTATTCAATACCTTCACTTGCAAACTTTTATAGACGTTCAGGTTATAATAGATGGTGATTATGATCCGCAAACACTTTCTACAGATTTTACAGATAATGAAACATTCCGTTTTGTTGTCGTACCAGCAGAATTTGCAGATGCAAAAATGAGCATGGACGAAGCTATTGAAACTTTTAACATTCAATTATAA
- a CDS encoding RNA polymerase sigma factor, producing the protein MTLTDQHIDSLLVLCKKGNHLAQLEVYNRYQRAMYNVAVRIVKDTAEAEDIMQESFITAFSKLDTFKGTATFGAWLKRIVVNNSISQYKKQQRFIDLPDETIAETVEATSGITENDYSNEKAAAVLSCMSSLHSSYQQVLTLHLIEGYDYEEMCEILDITYANCRTLVSRAKESLRKKLKIAS; encoded by the coding sequence TTGACATTGACCGACCAACATATTGACTCGTTATTAGTGCTGTGCAAAAAAGGAAACCATTTAGCTCAACTAGAAGTGTACAACCGTTATCAACGTGCTATGTACAATGTAGCCGTGCGGATTGTAAAAGATACTGCAGAAGCAGAAGATATTATGCAAGAATCTTTTATAACTGCTTTCAGCAAGCTGGACACTTTTAAAGGTACAGCAACTTTTGGAGCTTGGTTAAAACGCATTGTTGTAAATAACAGTATTTCACAATACAAAAAACAACAACGTTTTATCGATTTGCCAGATGAAACCATTGCTGAAACTGTAGAAGCGACTTCTGGAATTACAGAAAACGATTATAGCAATGAAAAGGCTGCAGCTGTATTAAGTTGTATGAGTAGTTTGCACAGTAGCTACCAACAAGTATTAACACTTCATTTAATTGAAGGATATGATTATGAAGAAATGTGCGAAATATTGGATATTACCTATGCAAATTGCAGAACATTAGTTTCACGAGCCAAAGAAAGCTTACGGAAAAAATTAAAAATTGCATCATGA
- the msrB gene encoding peptide-methionine (R)-S-oxide reductase MsrB — MKKIIFLVCSLVLISCNSKAQDKKEQKEYEVTKTDAEWKAELTDMEYQVLRKAATERPFSSELNSNKEKGTYVCAACGTPLYKSENKFKSGTGWPSFDRFIEGNVEFSTDNKLGYSRNEEHCATCGGHLGHVFNDGPQETTGKRHCINGAALDFIPAKDEQ; from the coding sequence ATGAAAAAGATCATTTTTTTAGTGTGTAGCTTAGTATTGATAAGTTGCAACTCTAAAGCACAAGATAAAAAAGAACAAAAAGAATACGAGGTTACCAAAACAGATGCTGAATGGAAAGCAGAGCTTACCGATATGGAATATCAAGTACTCCGTAAAGCAGCAACCGAGCGTCCCTTTTCAAGCGAATTAAATAGCAATAAAGAAAAAGGAACATACGTTTGTGCTGCTTGTGGAACACCTTTATATAAAAGCGAAAACAAATTTAAAAGCGGAACCGGATGGCCCAGTTTTGATCGGTTTATCGAAGGGAACGTAGAATTTTCAACCGACAATAAATTAGGATACAGCCGTAATGAAGAGCATTGTGCTACTTGTGGTGGTCACTTAGGGCACGTTTTTAACGATGGCCCTCAGGAAACCACGGGAAAAAGACACTGTATTAATGGGGCCGCTTTAGACTTTATACCAGCAAAAGATGAGCAATAA
- a CDS encoding head GIN domain-containing protein yields the protein MKTLTKSILIVFLLSITTQQAIAQNWNNSKVKGNGNVTTKTVSTGDYDNIHVTGSMDVTFVSGKEGSITVSTDNNIHEHLDISTSGNTLTISVKKGHSISTKKGIDIIVPFQDLSEVKLVGSGDITSTKKIKTNNFETSLIGSGDIILNVESSSLNAKIVGSGDMKLNGSTSDFELKLSGSGDFDGRNFEANATEVYISGSGDATVSAKQSIKARVNGSGDISYKGNPSKSDTKVLGSGSIKSM from the coding sequence ATGAAAACACTAACAAAAAGCATACTTATTGTCTTCTTACTGTCAATAACAACACAACAGGCAATTGCTCAGAACTGGAACAATTCAAAAGTTAAAGGAAATGGAAATGTAACCACGAAAACCGTTTCAACAGGTGATTATGACAACATACACGTAACTGGATCTATGGATGTAACCTTTGTTAGTGGCAAAGAGGGTTCCATTACCGTTTCAACAGATAACAATATACACGAACATTTAGATATTAGTACAAGTGGAAATACCTTGACAATTTCAGTAAAAAAAGGACATTCCATTAGCACTAAAAAAGGAATTGACATAATAGTTCCGTTTCAGGATCTTTCTGAAGTAAAATTAGTTGGTTCTGGCGATATTACTTCTACTAAAAAAATTAAAACCAATAATTTTGAAACAAGCCTAATAGGCTCTGGCGATATTATTTTGAATGTGGAGTCAAGTTCATTGAATGCAAAGATAGTGGGTTCTGGGGATATGAAGCTAAATGGAAGCACTAGTGATTTTGAATTGAAACTTAGTGGTAGTGGTGATTTTGACGGTAGAAATTTTGAAGCTAATGCCACCGAAGTATATATTTCTGGTTCTGGTGATGCAACCGTTTCAGCAAAACAAAGTATAAAAGCTCGGGTAAACGGATCAGGCGATATTTCTTATAAAGGAAATCCATCAAAAAGTGACACCAAAGTTTTGGGAAGCGGATCGATTAAATCGATGTAG